In the Anastrepha obliqua isolate idAnaObli1 chromosome 1, idAnaObli1_1.0, whole genome shotgun sequence genome, one interval contains:
- the LOC129244590 gene encoding probable fatty acid-binding protein — translation MAVWEGKKYKLEKSENFDEYMKELGVGMVLGKMFNSISPTVELKKDGDNYSFTTTSTFKTTTVNFKLGEEFDEETLDGRKVKSVFTLDGNKLVQEQKGDKPSTIIREFTNSELVTTLTFNDVKSVRVYKAVRYMRSSKQQ, via the coding sequence ATGGCTgtctgggaaggaaagaaatacaaattagaAAAGAGTGAAAACTTCGACGAATACATGAAGGAATTGGGTGTCGGCATGGTTCTAGGCAAAATGTTTAACAGTATCAGCCCCACCGTTGAACTGAAGAAGGATGGTGATAATTACTCTTTCACCACTACCTCAACCTTCAAGACAACCACGGTCAACTTCAAGCTGGGCGAGGAATTCGATGAAGAGACACTTGATGGTCGCAAAGTGAAGAGCGTCTTCACTCTGGATGGCAacaaattggtgcaagaacAGAAGGGTGACAAACCATCGACCATTATTCGTGAATTCACTAACTCCGAGCTAGTGACTACTCTCACCTTCAACGACGTGAAGTCCGTCAGAGTCTACAAGGCAGTGCGCTACATGCGAAGTTCAaaacaacagtaa
- the LOC129253084 gene encoding gamma-taxilin: MEKAAAKTKKEAKDEKQKDQKIEEQIMKTLEEEAAGAAPEEKFVLLLRKHVESERGARKVRQEMKVQEKQLETVLREKENLQREYNKSVLMRDKLQEVCREQQKLIKSVKNESIQKIREEEERRKESQSKFQTSLNEITQSLTKNNEENLKLRDHNLEMTKKLKMLAEQYHMREQQLEKLNEQVQLESQLHQAKLNKVQVEAAMEKEILLKEKQIALEKFVHSQKLLRELTEREAALKEQLTLYTAKYDDFQSSLQKSNDIFATYKVELERMAKNTRKLEKETLEWKTKWEKSNAILIELATEKKERDEHAARCSKQVEQLQKLLRALQNERSHLYKVLRDNNVECPAMPALPPEPEPIQTAPATSSGGASDKDKMEIMSRNCAELKQTLANLQSQMKFLNVATGVSTDAIAKGGQTAAKQQQSEDANKKRQRKKQKSKSNKNGKESSPANATELLNGNVNSTTNADQTAREVINLPEEVETVSTTDLSPASPTANENTIEVEAMDEADDAVPKPLAPEYTANAAAVANGSESPVSAEIAAKVAELTIAGVTEAAVATVAELKNCADHKSAIEPQQQEQQQQQINEPVPN; the protein is encoded by the exons atggaaaaagctgcagctaaaactaaaaaagaagCTAAAGATGAAAAACAAAAGGATCAGAAGATCGAAGAGCAA ATAATGAAAACGCTGGAGGAAGAGGCGGCAGGAGCTGCACCAGAGGAGAAATTTGTATTGCTACTCCGCAAGCACGTGGAAAGTGAACGTGGAGCTAGAAAAGTGCGTCAGGAAATGAAGGTACAGGAGAAACAATTGGAGACAGTATTACGAGAAAAGGAAAATTTACAGCGCGAATACAATAAAAGTGTGCTCATGCG tGACAAATTACAGGAAGTTTGCCGTGAACAGCAAAAGCTAATAAAATCTGTGAAGAATGAAAGCATACAAAAAATACGAGAGGAAGAAGAGCGACGTAAGGAAAGCCAATCAAAATTCCAAACATCATTGAATGAGATCACACAATCCTTAACTAAAAACAACGAGGAAAATCTGAAATTGCGTGACCACAATTTAGAAATGactaaaaa ATTGAAAATGTTGGCTGAGCAATATCATATGCGTGAACAACAGCTGGAGAAATTGAATGAGCAGGTGCAGTTGGAGTCGCAATTGCATCAAGCCAAGTTGAATAAGGTGCAAGTGGAAGCTGCTATGGAGAaagaaattttgcttaa GGAAAAGCAAATCGCTTTAGAAAAGTTTGTGCATTCGCAAAAATTACTGCGAGAATTGACGGAGCGCGAGGCAGCACTTAAGGAGCAACTTACGCTATACACAGCTAAATATGACGATTTTCAGAGTTCCCTGCAGAAGTCCAATGATATTTTCGCGACATATAAAGTAGAACTGGAGAGG ATGGCCAAGAATACACGGAAATTAGAAAAGGAAACACTTGAATGGAAAACAAAATGGGAAAAGAGCAACGCCATACTTATTGAGTTGGCTACGGAGAaaaaagaacgcgatgaacacGCTGCACGTTGCAGCAAACAAGTCGAGCAGCTACAAAAATTGCTGCGCGCACTACAAAATGAACGTTCTCATCTCTATAAGGTACTGCGCGACAATAATGTCGAGTGTCCCGCCATGCCAGCACTACCCCCAGAGCCCGAGCCCATACAAACCGCGCCAGCAACAAGTAGTGGTGGCGCATCAGACAAGGATAAAATGGAGATCATGTCACGTAACTGCGCCGAGCTGAAGCAAACTCTCGCTAATCTGCAaagtcaaatgaaatttttgaatgttgCTACAGGCGTAAGTACCGATGCTATAGCTAAAGGCGGTCAAACGGCCGCTAAACAGCAACAATCCGAGGATGCAAATAAGAAACGCCagcgtaaaaaacaaaaatcaaaaagcaaTAAGAATGGTAAAGAATCTTCCCCTGCTAACGCCACGGAGTTGCTAAATGGCAACGTAAATTCCACCACAAATGCCGATCAAACAGCAAGAGAAGTTATTAATCTGCCGGAAGAAGTTGAAACTGTTAGTACCACTGACTTGTCGCCTGCATCACCAACAGCGAATGAAAATACGATTGAAGTAGAAGCAATGGATGAGGCTGATGACGCGGTGCCAAAACCATTAGCACCAGAGTATACAGCGAATGCAGCAGCCGTAGCAAATGGGTCAGAATCACCAGTGTCGGCGGAAATTGCCGCGAAGGTTGCAGAATTAACAATTGCTGGTGTAACGGAAGCTGCGGTCGCGACCGTAGCTGAGTTGAAAAATTGTGCTGATCACAAATCGGCAATAGAACCCCAGCAGCaagagcaacagcaacaacaaatcaatGAACCAGTGCCAAATTAA
- the LOC129246983 gene encoding V-type proton ATPase subunit G, translated as MTSQTQGIQQLLAAEKKAAEKVAEARKRKARRLKQAKDEATEEIEKYRQERERQFKEFEAKHMGSREGVAAKIDADTRTKLAEMDRATISRKEPVIEEVLQFVYNITPELHKNFVMK; from the exons ATGACTAGCCAAACGCAAGGTATCCAACAGCTACTCGCTGCTGAAAAAAAGGCCGCCGAGAAGGTAGCAGAGGCAAGGAAAC GCAAGGCAAGAAGGTTGAAACAAGCCAAAGATGAGGCTACCGAGGAAATTGAGAAATACCGCCAGGAACGTGAACGTCAATTCAAGGAATTCGAAGCCAAG CATATGGGCTCACGTGAAGGTGTCGCCGCTAAGATCGATGCTGACACGCGTACCAAGTTAGCCGAAATGGACCGTGCGACTATTTCACGCAAGGAACCTGTCATCGAAGAAGTTCTACAATTCGTGTACAATATCACTCCCGAATTACACAAAAACTTCGTTATGAAGTAA
- the LOC129249450 gene encoding protein SYS1 homolog has product MKAGTFRNTQWDPMLLITQIISMQSCIYFTLGLLVFFANILAGDNYTLDNVFEYHEIHISDAGGRLIILAFVLNSFVASLALWFIVRRAKLCLDFSCTFHFIHLLICWWYNSNFPSNVSWWLLNAITTTLMCIGGEFLCLKSELKEIPVGYAALNQKSDV; this is encoded by the exons ATGAAGGCGGGCACATTTCGTAATACGCAATGGGATCCCATGTTGCTAATAACACAGATCATCTCCATGCAATCCTGCATATACTTTACATTAGGTCTACTGGTATTCTTCGCAAACATATTGGCTGGCGATAATTACACTTTGGATAATGTTTTCGAGTATCAT GAAATACACATTTCAGATGCAGGTGGACGCCTGATAATTCTCGCGTTTGTGCTGAATTCATTTGTTGCTTCGTTGGCGTTGTGGTTCATTGTACGTCGTGCGAAGTTATGTTTAGATTTTAG CTGCACATTCCACTTCATACATTTACTCATCTGTTGGTGGTATAActcgaattttccatcaaatgtcAGTTGGTGGTTATTGAATGCAATTACAACGACTTTAATGTGCATTGGTGGCGAATTTTTATGTCTTAAATCTGAATTAAAAGAGATTCCCGTTGGATATGCGGCACTCAACCAAAAATCGGatgtttaa